In one Nicotiana sylvestris chromosome 8, ASM39365v2, whole genome shotgun sequence genomic region, the following are encoded:
- the LOC138876298 gene encoding uncharacterized protein, with the protein MDIVTDYIFAYNVASSIMQESEDLEPQSVGECRQRLDWPKLQEAIQLELSSLAKREVFGPVVQTPNGVKPVGYKWKTTSEFVVLAVYVDDINLIGTHTELQKVLKRFYMDGAHPLSTPMIVRSLDVNKDPFRPQKKNEELLGPEVPYLSAIGALIKMEKNAREDIKRKKIIERQLGPEGGKGKS; encoded by the exons aTGGATATAGTGACAGATTAcatctttgcatataatgttgcatctagcattatgcaagaaagtgaggatcttgaacctcaatctgttggagaatgtcgacaaagacttgattggccaaaattgcaagaagcaatccaattaGAGTTAAGTTCACTcgcaaaacgtgaagtttttgggcctgtagtccaaacacctaatggtgttaagcctgttggctacaaatgg aaaacaacatcggaatttgttgtacttgccgtatatgttgatgacataaaccttattggaactcaTACAGAACTCCAAAAG gtattgaaacggttttacatggatggagcacatccattaagtactccgatgaTTGTTCgttcacttgatgtgaataaggacccGTTTCGACCTCAAAAAaagaatgaagagcttcttggtcctgaagtaccatatcttagtgcaattggtgcactaat caaaatggAAAAAAATGCGAGGGAAGAtataaagagaaagaaaatcattGAGAGGCAATTAGGACCCGAAGGGGGAAAAGGCAAGAGTTGA